The Balneola sp. DNA segment ATACTAAATGCACAAGATAGAGAATGCTCTTGATGTATTGGGGCAGAACATCACAGAAATTGTAACAGTCTCAGAATGGGCTGAAAAGATGAGTTTTAATTGTGAGAAGTACTTTTCAACCAAGATCCGAGATTATTATGGAAAGCGTGCCAAGCAAATAATTATAGAACAGAAGCTCCTTAAGATTGAAGAATGCCTCAGTAAATCAAGTAACGAAATTTTTTATTGTATAGCCCGTGAATTAGGATTTGCAAATGAGCACTCCCTATACAAATTTGTTAAAAGGCATACCGGAAAGACAATCACTGAGTTGAAAAGGGACAATGAAAAAGAAAAAAGGAAATGAAAATTTAAATACTTTTTTAGTAACCCTTAACAAAATGGATTGCAAAATGAAAAAATAACGATTCTAATGTCTCTGATGCTTTTTGGTATTTTGTCAGCATCACCAAATCAATGCATTGATATCTATAATGATTGTTATGACGCAAACCCATATGACGAAGAAACCCAAGCTTTTTATTATTTGGGGAACGTAAACGGTTGCAAAGCTTCTAAGAAGGTTTGCAGTGAACTTCAAGTTAATCAAGTTTCTATGAATCAAATTTATTCATTTTTTTCTAAAGTAATTCTTTCAACTGTTACTGTATTATTGTTTAACTGTATTGATACACATAAAAATAATTT contains these protein-coding regions:
- a CDS encoding AraC family transcriptional regulator, producing the protein MHKIENALDVLGQNITEIVTVSEWAEKMSFNCEKYFSTKIRDYYGKRAKQIIIEQKLLKIEECLSKSSNEIFYCIARELGFANEHSLYKFVKRHTGKTITELKRDNEKEKRK